TGCCCGGTCGGTGCGCCGTCGAGCACCTCAAGCATGCCCAGCACGCTCTTGTGGTCCTGGCGCAGAAAAGTCAATGCATCCATGTTGCCTGCCTGTTGTGTCCCCGTGGGGTCTTTGTGGACTGAGGTGCTTGCGCATACCCGTGCATCAGGTGTTCAAACAGGCCGCGAACGGATTGGAAGCGGGGCTTACCGGGTAGTTCTGCTGACATGCCGCGAGGTCACGGAATCTACGACGAAGAGCACCGCGACGACGACGCGGGCCGCCCGCCGGAAAGCGGAAAGCCCAAGCGGGTGCCGCAGGACACGCCCGACGTCGACACACCCGACGAGAACACGCAGGAACCGCCGGATTGAGTGTCATTCGGCGTCGCGGCCGACCCGGCTCCGACGGTAGGCGACGCGGCGTACGTCGGCCAGCCAGTCCGGCGTCAACGACACCCCAGCCGTGGTGTTGAGCACCGGATCGAACGCGACATCTTCACCGGCGGCGGCCGGGGTGTGCAGAGACAGGCGTGCGAGCGGGCGGAACCCCGACCCCATGGGTGCCTGCTCGATGTCGAAATCGACACTGCTGCTTCGGATTTGCTCAGAGATCCGGTCGAGTGAGAGCCCCGGCCCGTCGATCGGCGTCGTCAGGCGTGCACGCAACCACCACAGGCTTCCGTTGAACTTCAGGGGCATGAGGCTCGAGAAGGTGACGTCGGTCCACGACGTGGCGGGCCACAGGGCCAACCGGTTACCGGTCAGCGTCGACGCGAGCAGGACGTCCCACAGAATGCCGGGAATGTCCGGTCCCATGCGCCACGCCAGACCCGCGATGTCGGGTACGGAACCGGGCGAGCCGATTCCTTTCGAGATGCGGCCCACGACATCGCCCGTGCGCACCGGCAGACCTTCGCCGATGGGGGCGGTGCGATCAAGGGTGCCGTGGGCGAGGACGCCCGACGGGTGGAAGAGTCGCCGGTGCCGTAGGGCGGAACCGATCTGGATCGGAACGGC
This genomic window from Mycolicibacterium goodii contains:
- a CDS encoding phosphodiesterase; its protein translation is MKLSDVAAVPIQIGSALRHRRLFHPSGVLAHGTLDRTAPIGEGLPVRTGDVVGRISKGIGSPGSVPDIAGLAWRMGPDIPGILWDVLLASTLTGNRLALWPATSWTDVTFSSLMPLKFNGSLWWLRARLTTPIDGPGLSLDRISEQIRSSSVDFDIEQAPMGSGFRPLARLSLHTPAAAGEDVAFDPVLNTTAGVSLTPDWLADVRRVAYRRSRVGRDAE